A stretch of the Ochrobactrum sp. BTU1 genome encodes the following:
- a CDS encoding aldehyde dehydrogenase family protein, with product MVMSVVVKPQPLNGLEVREFSMLIDGKWVGSQSGETIERVAPGHGVTVSRYPAGKKADVDRAVASARKAFDDGRWSSKTASQRSLILLKAADLIEARAEELAYLDAIEAGKPISQVRGEIAGSVDIWRYAAALARDLHGESYNTLGDGTLGVVLREAIGVVSIITPWNFPFLIVGQKLPFALAAGCTAVVKPSELTSGSTLLLGEILTEAGVPDGVVNIITGTGADVGQHMSTHPDVDMVSFTGSTGVGKLTMANAAQTLKKVSLELGGKNPQILFPDADMDAFIDAAVFGAWFNAGECCNAGSRLIVHRSIVDEIVGRVADLSKKVIVGDPLDVSTQVGAIITPQHLSKVGAYVDQAKKAGAAIAHGGDVLDLGLGQYMGPTIIAGVKADMAVAREEVFGPVLSVLSFDTVDEAISIANAVDYGLSAGVWSCDFDTCMNIGRKVRAGTVWMNTFMDGTPELPFGGYRQSGLGRELGRHAVEDYTETKTLNMHIGARTGWWMPQAK from the coding sequence ATGGTGATGAGCGTAGTCGTAAAACCGCAGCCGCTAAACGGGCTTGAAGTTCGTGAATTCTCGATGCTGATCGATGGTAAATGGGTTGGAAGCCAAAGCGGCGAGACTATTGAACGCGTAGCGCCCGGCCATGGCGTGACGGTGAGCCGTTATCCCGCTGGCAAGAAGGCCGATGTGGATCGCGCGGTAGCTAGCGCACGTAAGGCTTTCGATGATGGGCGCTGGTCGTCTAAAACCGCATCTCAGCGTTCGCTGATTTTGCTGAAAGCCGCCGATCTGATTGAAGCGCGGGCCGAAGAGCTTGCTTATCTCGATGCAATTGAAGCCGGCAAACCAATTTCTCAGGTGCGCGGCGAAATTGCCGGTTCGGTCGATATCTGGCGCTATGCGGCAGCGCTCGCACGCGATCTGCATGGTGAAAGCTATAATACGCTGGGTGATGGCACCCTTGGTGTCGTGCTGCGTGAGGCAATTGGCGTTGTTTCCATCATTACGCCTTGGAATTTCCCGTTCTTGATCGTGGGCCAGAAGCTGCCATTTGCTCTGGCTGCGGGCTGCACGGCAGTCGTAAAGCCTTCGGAGCTGACTTCCGGATCGACATTGTTACTCGGCGAAATTCTGACTGAGGCAGGCGTCCCTGACGGTGTCGTCAACATCATCACCGGAACGGGCGCTGATGTCGGCCAGCATATGAGCACGCATCCGGATGTGGACATGGTGTCGTTCACCGGTTCCACAGGTGTGGGCAAGCTGACCATGGCCAATGCGGCGCAGACGCTGAAAAAAGTGTCGCTGGAGCTTGGCGGCAAGAACCCGCAAATCCTGTTCCCGGACGCGGATATGGATGCCTTTATCGACGCGGCCGTGTTCGGCGCATGGTTCAATGCAGGCGAGTGCTGCAATGCCGGTTCGCGACTGATCGTGCATCGCTCGATTGTCGATGAGATTGTTGGGCGCGTTGCTGATCTGTCGAAGAAAGTGATCGTCGGCGATCCGCTCGATGTCAGCACGCAAGTGGGCGCGATCATCACGCCACAGCATTTGAGCAAGGTTGGCGCTTATGTCGATCAGGCGAAAAAGGCGGGCGCTGCAATTGCCCATGGCGGCGACGTGCTGGATCTCGGCCTTGGCCAATATATGGGACCGACCATCATTGCAGGTGTGAAAGCCGACATGGCTGTTGCGCGTGAAGAAGTGTTCGGTCCGGTTCTGTCGGTGCTGTCTTTTGATACGGTGGATGAGGCTATCTCCATTGCTAATGCGGTTGATTATGGCTTGTCAGCTGGCGTGTGGAGCTGCGATTTCGATACTTGCATGAACATTGGCCGCAAGGTGCGGGCTGGTACGGTCTGGATGAACACTTTCATGGACGGCACGCCGGAACTGCCTTTTGGCGGTTACCGCCAGTCAGGTCTGGGCCGCGAATTGGGTCGTCATGCGGTGGAGGATTATACCGAAACCAAGACGCTCAACATGCATATCGGTGCGCGTACCGGCTGGTGGATGCCGCAGGCTAAGTAG
- a CDS encoding 3-ketoacyl-ACP reductase → MSRQRPVALVTGGRRGIGLGIARALAAKGFDLAITDRERDEAVIQELRGLGGRVAFFESDLASIETHEATVAAVVNELGGIDCLVNNAGMGSVERGDFLGLKPENFDTIIDVNLRGTVFFTQAVVKSMLAVTDVRFPRSIVTISSVSSVMTSPERLDYCISKAGLTAFVQGLALRLAEARIGVFEVRPGIIRTDMTARVAERYDGLIEGGLVPMKRWGEAGDVGAIVAGLAGGDFIFATGSAINADGGLSIAKL, encoded by the coding sequence ATGAGCCGTCAAAGACCCGTGGCACTGGTGACTGGCGGGCGGCGTGGTATCGGGCTTGGCATCGCGCGTGCTTTGGCCGCCAAAGGGTTTGATCTGGCGATTACCGACCGTGAACGTGATGAGGCGGTTATCCAAGAATTGCGCGGGCTTGGGGGAAGGGTGGCTTTCTTTGAAAGCGATCTGGCGTCTATCGAAACGCATGAAGCGACGGTTGCAGCCGTTGTGAATGAGCTTGGCGGCATCGATTGTCTGGTCAACAATGCGGGCATGGGTTCGGTCGAGCGCGGCGATTTTCTCGGGCTGAAACCTGAGAATTTCGACACGATTATTGATGTGAACCTGCGCGGCACGGTGTTTTTTACGCAAGCGGTGGTGAAATCCATGCTGGCGGTGACGGATGTGCGTTTTCCACGCAGTATCGTGACGATCAGTTCGGTTTCGTCGGTAATGACTTCGCCCGAAAGGCTTGATTACTGCATCAGCAAAGCAGGTCTGACAGCCTTCGTGCAGGGGCTTGCGCTTCGGCTGGCCGAAGCACGGATCGGCGTGTTCGAGGTGCGTCCCGGTATCATCCGCACCGATATGACAGCGCGTGTTGCCGAGCGTTATGACGGACTGATCGAAGGTGGTCTGGTGCCGATGAAACGCTGGGGCGAGGCAGGCGATGTCGGCGCTATTGTGGCCGGGCTTGCAGGCGGCGATTTCATTTTTGCGACGGGCTCGGCGATCAATGCCGATGGTGGCCTGTCGATTGCGAAGCTTTAG
- a CDS encoding GMC family oxidoreductase yields the protein MGGQPDIVIIGSGIGGATMAAGLAASGADILILEAGEHLPDRPENRDPRAIFQRGFFRPKEFWYETDGTPFNPGNYYNVGGNSKFYGAVLVRYRREDFEELAHLEGVSPAWPFAYDELEPWYCKAEELFQVRGELGDDPTEPYHSKPYSYPAIRDESPIADLRARLKRAGLHPASLPLGVDIERWLAKAKTPWDAHPNSNDGKMDAETCPLALALKHPNVRLETSARVTKLETGPDGKTITAVHYAKNGEALVLRPKLVILSAGAVQSAALLLRSGVANRSDQVGRNFMNHNASAVIGFDPRYRNDSVYQKTFGFNDYYLSDGAGGPPLGNVQLLGRVSGAILKSNIRQVPEWFLNRIAGHTIDFYAMSEDLPSPESRVSVDGDRIILHWVRSNWKAHLMLVDKLKSALRAAGFPIVLSRAFDRRTPSHQCGTVRIGDNPATAPLDPYCRAYDHPNLYVVDASFLPTSAAVNPALTIAAQALRVADHIKTEVLV from the coding sequence TTGGGAGGACAGCCGGATATCGTCATTATCGGATCGGGTATCGGCGGAGCGACAATGGCCGCCGGTCTTGCAGCGTCCGGTGCAGACATTCTCATTCTGGAGGCGGGCGAGCATTTGCCGGACAGACCGGAAAACCGCGACCCACGCGCCATTTTCCAGCGTGGCTTCTTTCGCCCGAAAGAGTTCTGGTATGAGACGGATGGCACGCCGTTTAATCCCGGAAATTATTACAATGTCGGCGGCAATTCCAAATTCTATGGCGCAGTGCTGGTGCGCTATCGGCGCGAGGATTTTGAGGAGCTTGCGCATCTTGAAGGCGTGTCTCCGGCGTGGCCCTTCGCCTATGATGAGCTTGAGCCCTGGTATTGCAAGGCGGAAGAGCTTTTTCAGGTGCGCGGTGAATTGGGCGATGACCCGACCGAACCCTATCATTCAAAGCCCTATTCCTATCCGGCCATCCGTGATGAAAGCCCGATTGCCGATTTGCGTGCACGGCTGAAGAGAGCAGGGTTGCATCCGGCTTCCTTGCCATTGGGTGTTGATATTGAGCGCTGGCTGGCGAAGGCCAAAACGCCGTGGGACGCGCATCCCAACAGCAATGACGGCAAGATGGATGCGGAGACTTGTCCGTTAGCACTTGCGCTCAAACATCCAAATGTCCGGCTTGAAACCTCCGCGCGGGTAACGAAGCTGGAAACCGGGCCCGATGGTAAAACCATTACCGCCGTTCACTATGCGAAGAATGGCGAGGCATTGGTCCTTCGGCCCAAACTGGTCATTCTTTCAGCGGGAGCCGTGCAGTCAGCAGCGCTTTTGCTGCGTTCGGGAGTGGCGAACCGTTCCGATCAGGTCGGTCGCAATTTCATGAACCACAATGCCAGTGCGGTGATTGGGTTTGATCCGCGTTATCGCAATGACAGCGTCTACCAGAAGACTTTTGGCTTTAACGATTATTATCTCAGCGATGGGGCTGGCGGGCCGCCGCTTGGCAATGTGCAATTGCTGGGGCGTGTGTCGGGCGCGATCCTGAAATCCAATATACGCCAGGTGCCGGAATGGTTTTTAAACCGCATTGCCGGACATACGATTGATTTTTACGCGATGAGCGAAGATCTGCCATCGCCGGAAAGTCGCGTGAGCGTGGATGGTGATCGCATCATTCTGCATTGGGTGCGTTCCAACTGGAAGGCGCATTTGATGCTGGTTGATAAGCTCAAATCCGCGCTGCGTGCAGCAGGATTTCCAATCGTGCTGTCGCGGGCGTTCGACAGGCGAACACCATCGCATCAATGCGGCACGGTGCGTATCGGCGATAATCCAGCAACAGCGCCGCTTGATCCTTATTGCCGTGCTTATGACCATCCCAATCTCTATGTGGTTGATGCATCGTTCCTGCCGACATCGGCTGCGGTCAATCCTGCGCTGACGATTGCGGCGCAGGCTCTGCGCGTTGCCGACCACATTAAAACGGAGGTACTGGTATGA
- a CDS encoding acyl CoA:acetate/3-ketoacid CoA transferase, whose product MSKHISFAEAASLIPDNAVVSVSSSSGLGCPDMMLKAIGERFDETGHPQNITTLHPIAAGDMSGIKGVDYIAKKGLLKKIIGGSYPSGPSSSEPPLIWQMITNNEIPAYNIPSGILFDMHREAAAKRPGVLTKVGLDTFVDPKRQGSAMNDKAREEPVVKQVSFEGEDWLYFPNIVPHVTIIRATTADERGNLTYEHEGAYLGGLDQALAARNNGGIVIAQVKRIAKEGTLKPHDVRVPGVLVDYIVVDPDQKQTTQTLYDPAISGEIFRPLDTFRLPEFNIQKAIARRVAQELQAGSAVNLGFGISANVPRILLEEGLHGAVTWVIEQGAVGGVPLLDFAFGCASNADAYMPSPYQFTYFQGAGFDASLLSFLEIGRDGSVNVSKLSFRPHVTAGAGGFVDITARAKKIVFSGMFNAGAKLSVADGKLVIEKEGKLKKLVNEVEHVTFSGPRGVEQGQDVTYVTERAVLKLTAEGIVLTEIAPGVDLQTHILDQAEFPLIVSDQLKLMDEALFRDEPIGLTLPQKPARKLEA is encoded by the coding sequence ATGAGCAAACATATTTCATTTGCGGAAGCAGCATCACTTATTCCCGACAACGCTGTCGTTTCGGTTTCTTCGTCGAGCGGCCTCGGCTGTCCGGATATGATGCTGAAAGCCATTGGCGAGCGTTTTGATGAAACCGGTCATCCCCAGAATATCACCACGCTGCACCCAATTGCCGCTGGCGATATGAGTGGCATCAAGGGTGTCGATTACATCGCCAAAAAGGGGCTTCTTAAAAAGATCATCGGTGGTTCTTATCCGTCAGGGCCATCAAGTTCTGAGCCGCCGCTGATCTGGCAGATGATAACCAATAACGAGATTCCGGCCTACAATATTCCGTCTGGTATTCTGTTTGATATGCATCGCGAGGCGGCTGCCAAGCGTCCCGGTGTACTGACCAAAGTGGGGCTTGATACCTTCGTTGATCCCAAGCGTCAGGGATCGGCAATGAACGACAAGGCGCGTGAGGAGCCGGTCGTCAAGCAGGTCAGTTTTGAAGGTGAGGACTGGCTCTATTTCCCCAATATCGTGCCGCATGTGACGATCATCCGCGCTACCACTGCTGATGAACGCGGCAATCTCACCTATGAACATGAGGGCGCATATCTTGGTGGGCTGGATCAGGCGCTGGCTGCGCGCAACAATGGCGGCATAGTCATTGCGCAGGTAAAGCGCATCGCCAAGGAAGGCACGCTGAAACCGCATGATGTGCGCGTTCCGGGCGTTCTGGTTGACTATATCGTCGTTGATCCCGACCAGAAGCAGACAACACAGACACTTTACGATCCGGCAATTTCCGGCGAGATTTTCCGTCCGCTCGATACATTCCGCTTGCCGGAGTTCAATATTCAGAAGGCGATTGCGCGGCGTGTCGCACAGGAGTTGCAGGCAGGAAGTGCGGTTAATCTTGGCTTCGGCATTTCCGCCAATGTGCCGCGCATTCTGTTGGAAGAGGGTCTGCATGGTGCGGTGACCTGGGTGATTGAGCAGGGTGCTGTTGGCGGCGTGCCGCTTCTCGACTTTGCCTTTGGCTGTGCGTCCAATGCAGACGCCTATATGCCGTCACCCTATCAGTTCACCTATTTTCAGGGCGCAGGCTTCGACGCCTCGCTTCTGTCCTTCCTTGAGATCGGACGCGACGGCTCGGTCAATGTGTCGAAGCTGTCATTCCGTCCGCATGTGACTGCTGGTGCTGGCGGTTTTGTCGATATAACTGCAAGGGCCAAGAAGATCGTCTTCTCCGGCATGTTCAATGCAGGGGCGAAATTGTCGGTCGCTGACGGCAAGCTGGTGATTGAGAAGGAAGGTAAGCTCAAAAAGCTCGTTAATGAGGTTGAGCATGTTACTTTCTCCGGTCCGCGTGGTGTCGAGCAGGGGCAGGATGTTACTTATGTCACCGAACGCGCGGTTTTGAAGCTCACGGCGGAAGGGATTGTACTCACCGAGATTGCGCCGGGTGTGGATTTGCAGACGCATATTCTGGACCAAGCCGAGTTTCCGCTGATTGTTTCGGATCAGCTTAAACTCATGGATGAGGCACTGTTCCGTGACGAGCCGATTGGTCTGACACTGCCGCAAAAGCCTGCGCGAAAGCTGGAGGCATAA
- a CDS encoding LacI family transcriptional regulator, with amino-acid sequence MSKSSITVIDIAREAGVSKSTVSLVLRDSPLVHAETRAKVQEAIEKLGYVYNRSAANLRQSKSKIIGLVVNDLTNSFFAELAVGVDRVMQSAGYVQFLANTAESIDRQREVIASMREHGIAGLIVSPARGTEASDLKPLAKSGLPVVQMVRDVPGSGVSSIVSDNRGGVAKAVEHLLSLGHRVIAFMGGYADTAVFAERVAGYRAGLEQADIVFDDALVFTSAPSRAGGVEAVERMLRHGMKPTAAVCFNDAVAFGVCDGLRAANLEPGRDFGVVGFDDVIEAKTAVPALTTVAVDPQGLGERAAQLLLKQINSERVEAEAQRLSVRLAVRASCGTQSKKEEKFAWQSGAL; translated from the coding sequence ATGAGCAAGAGCAGCATCACGGTCATCGATATCGCACGCGAAGCAGGCGTGTCGAAGTCGACTGTATCGCTTGTTCTGCGCGATAGTCCTCTGGTTCATGCCGAGACCCGGGCTAAGGTTCAGGAAGCGATTGAGAAGCTCGGCTATGTCTATAATCGCTCGGCCGCCAATCTCAGGCAGTCGAAATCGAAGATTATCGGGCTTGTGGTCAATGATCTGACCAACAGCTTTTTTGCCGAGCTTGCCGTTGGTGTTGATCGTGTCATGCAATCGGCAGGTTATGTGCAGTTTCTCGCCAATACAGCGGAAAGCATTGATCGTCAGCGCGAAGTGATCGCCTCGATGCGTGAGCATGGCATTGCCGGGCTGATCGTTTCGCCGGCGCGTGGCACCGAGGCTAGTGATCTGAAACCATTGGCAAAAAGCGGCCTGCCGGTTGTGCAGATGGTGCGTGATGTGCCGGGATCGGGTGTGTCGTCGATTGTTTCGGATAATCGTGGCGGCGTGGCAAAGGCGGTTGAGCATCTTCTCTCGCTGGGGCATCGCGTAATCGCTTTCATGGGCGGTTATGCGGATACCGCTGTTTTTGCTGAAAGAGTTGCGGGCTATCGTGCGGGACTTGAGCAAGCGGACATCGTGTTTGATGATGCGCTGGTCTTCACCTCTGCGCCTTCGCGTGCTGGCGGTGTTGAAGCAGTTGAGCGCATGTTGCGGCACGGCATGAAGCCGACGGCAGCGGTGTGTTTCAATGATGCTGTGGCCTTTGGGGTCTGCGATGGTTTGCGCGCTGCAAATCTGGAGCCGGGCCGGGATTTTGGAGTGGTTGGTTTTGACGATGTGATCGAAGCAAAGACCGCTGTTCCGGCACTGACAACTGTGGCTGTTGATCCGCAAGGTTTGGGAGAACGTGCGGCGCAGCTTTTGCTGAAACAGATCAATTCGGAACGGGTGGAGGCGGAGGCGCAGCGCTTGTCGGTGCGTCTTGCGGTGCGTGCAAGTTGCGGTACGCAATCTAAAAAGGAGGAGAAATTCGCATGGCAAAGTGGGGCCTTATAG
- a CDS encoding Gfo/Idh/MocA family oxidoreductase — protein MAKWGLIGASTIAKEWVIGAIRATGSEVASVYSTNAERGETYARENGIARSVTSLDALLSDPEIDAVYISTTNELHRDQAIAAAKAGKHILCEKPLALTIGDAHEMLKAVREAGVVAGTNHHLRNAVSHRAMRDAIAQGKIGKVLGARVFHAVYLPPHLQGWRIERPDAGGGVILDITVHDADTLRFVLGEDPVEAVAFSQQGGLSGAGLEDGVMGVLRFSSGAIAQFHDAFTTKYAETGFEVHGSEGSLIARNVMTQKQVGTVILRDKDGEHELPLDQKNLYETALQAFHNAIAGKGQPSATLEDGIWSLATGLAVLEAAKTGKATAVHSGL, from the coding sequence ATGGCAAAGTGGGGCCTTATAGGCGCAAGCACCATTGCAAAAGAATGGGTTATTGGTGCCATTCGCGCGACCGGTAGCGAAGTTGCGTCCGTTTACAGCACCAATGCTGAGCGTGGCGAAACCTATGCCCGCGAGAACGGGATTGCCCGCTCGGTGACAAGCCTTGATGCGCTGTTGTCCGATCCGGAAATCGACGCTGTCTATATCTCCACTACCAATGAACTGCACCGCGATCAGGCGATTGCCGCCGCCAAAGCAGGCAAGCATATTCTGTGCGAAAAGCCGCTGGCGCTGACGATTGGCGATGCCCACGAAATGCTAAAAGCCGTGCGTGAAGCGGGCGTTGTGGCGGGCACAAATCATCACTTGCGCAATGCTGTAAGCCACCGCGCCATGCGTGATGCGATCGCTCAAGGCAAGATCGGCAAGGTGCTTGGCGCGCGGGTTTTTCACGCGGTTTATCTGCCGCCGCATTTGCAAGGCTGGCGCATTGAGCGCCCTGATGCGGGCGGTGGTGTGATCCTCGATATTACCGTGCATGATGCCGATACATTACGCTTTGTGCTGGGTGAAGACCCGGTCGAAGCTGTGGCTTTCAGCCAGCAGGGTGGCCTGAGCGGCGCAGGGCTGGAAGACGGTGTGATGGGTGTGCTGCGCTTCTCCTCCGGCGCGATTGCTCAGTTCCACGATGCATTCACCACCAAATATGCGGAAACCGGCTTTGAAGTGCATGGCAGCGAAGGCTCACTCATTGCACGCAATGTCATGACGCAAAAGCAGGTGGGAACCGTCATTCTGCGTGACAAGGATGGCGAGCACGAATTGCCGCTCGACCAGAAGAATCTCTACGAAACCGCCTTGCAGGCTTTCCATAATGCCATCGCAGGTAAAGGTCAGCCTTCCGCAACTCTGGAGGATGGCATCTGGTCGCTTGCGACCGGGCTTGCCGTGCTAGAGGCTGCAAAGACCGGTAAGGCAACTGCTGTTCATTCAGGACTTTGA
- a CDS encoding enoyl-CoA hydratase/isomerase family protein codes for MAQRIDISIENHIAVITIKRPEKLNAFDIELLHELSAACDRVEAECTVRVAILTGEGKAFSAGGDIKAWGGMEPAEFGHAWVRYGHRVFERLATLRVPLIAAMNGHALGGGLELAGAADIRIVERQAKIGLPETSLGMIPGWSGTQRLVRRFGAQIVRRMVLGGEMFTAEEALSHGIVDHVVETGAALQAAQDYAARVAKRGPAALEISKLMLSVANGEDNGTAVEALGSILVAKTSDLKEGVRSFTEKREANFEGKW; via the coding sequence ATGGCTCAACGGATAGACATCTCGATTGAGAACCACATCGCCGTCATAACCATCAAGCGGCCCGAAAAGCTCAATGCGTTTGATATCGAGCTTCTGCACGAATTGTCTGCGGCCTGTGATCGGGTGGAAGCGGAGTGCACCGTGCGCGTTGCGATCCTGACCGGCGAAGGCAAGGCTTTTTCCGCAGGCGGCGACATCAAGGCCTGGGGCGGCATGGAACCGGCAGAATTCGGCCATGCCTGGGTGCGCTACGGTCATCGGGTGTTCGAGCGGCTTGCGACTTTGCGTGTGCCGCTGATCGCAGCAATGAATGGTCATGCTTTGGGTGGTGGTCTGGAACTGGCAGGTGCCGCCGATATCCGCATTGTCGAACGACAGGCAAAAATCGGCCTGCCGGAAACATCGCTTGGTATGATCCCCGGCTGGTCGGGCACGCAGCGTCTCGTGCGCCGTTTCGGTGCGCAGATCGTGCGCCGCATGGTGCTGGGTGGCGAAATGTTCACGGCCGAGGAAGCGCTGTCGCATGGGATTGTCGATCATGTAGTGGAGACGGGCGCAGCTCTGCAGGCGGCGCAAGACTATGCGGCGCGGGTGGCCAAGCGCGGACCGGCTGCGTTGGAAATTTCCAAGCTGATGCTGTCGGTCGCCAATGGCGAGGACAATGGCACGGCAGTTGAGGCGCTGGGTTCCATTCTGGTCGCCAAGACCAGCGATCTGAAAGAAGGCGTGCGCTCATTTACCGAAAAGCGCGAAGCAAATTTTGAAGGAAAATGGTGA
- a CDS encoding dihydrodipicolinate synthase family protein yields the protein MSASSENVLTLPFADGSVKPYHLIGTPTPRPASPPKFNRIAYAAAHVVSDPLGDNNPWNDPTIDWDATMAFRHHLWSLGFQIAEAMDTSQRGMGLNWAGAQELIRRSLAESKTVASADLASGAGTDHLDPSEAKSLDDVIKAYETQAEFIEKHGGRFILMASRALARIARSPEDYAKVYGHILTHARDKVVLHWLGDMFDPQLKGYWGSDKFEDALDTVIGIIEANRDKVEGIKISLLEERYEIALRNRLPDGVLCFTGDDFNYAPLIEGDGDKHSHALLGIFDAVAPQASSALAALADGDNARFRAIIEPTVPLSRKIFEAPTQYYKAGVVFLAWLNGHQSHFTMPAGMQSARSILHYADIFRLADQANVLDHPEIALTRMKTLLAVYGLN from the coding sequence ATGAGCGCATCATCAGAAAACGTGCTGACCCTGCCATTCGCTGACGGCAGTGTAAAACCATATCACCTGATCGGCACCCCGACACCGCGCCCCGCCTCACCTCCGAAATTCAATCGCATTGCCTATGCCGCAGCGCATGTTGTTTCAGACCCGCTGGGAGACAATAATCCGTGGAACGATCCGACGATTGATTGGGATGCGACTATGGCTTTCCGGCATCACCTCTGGAGCCTCGGCTTTCAGATCGCGGAAGCGATGGACACCTCGCAACGCGGCATGGGTCTCAATTGGGCCGGAGCGCAGGAGCTGATCCGCCGCTCGCTGGCAGAAAGCAAGACCGTAGCAAGCGCTGACCTGGCCTCTGGCGCTGGCACCGACCATCTCGATCCTTCTGAGGCAAAAAGCCTTGATGACGTGATTAAAGCCTATGAAACCCAGGCTGAATTCATCGAGAAGCACGGCGGTCGTTTCATTCTGATGGCCAGCCGCGCACTCGCCCGCATCGCCCGCTCGCCAGAGGATTATGCCAAGGTTTATGGCCATATTCTCACCCATGCCCGAGATAAGGTCGTGCTGCACTGGCTGGGCGACATGTTCGACCCACAACTCAAAGGTTACTGGGGTTCAGACAAGTTTGAAGACGCGCTTGATACGGTCATCGGCATTATAGAGGCCAATCGCGACAAGGTTGAAGGCATCAAGATTTCGCTGCTCGAAGAGCGCTACGAGATCGCGCTGCGCAATCGCCTGCCGGACGGCGTTCTCTGTTTCACGGGCGATGATTTCAACTATGCACCACTCATCGAAGGCGACGGCGACAAGCACAGTCATGCGCTGCTTGGCATTTTTGACGCCGTAGCACCACAGGCTTCAAGCGCGCTTGCCGCCCTTGCCGACGGTGACAATGCCCGCTTCCGCGCGATCATCGAGCCAACTGTGCCACTATCGCGCAAAATCTTTGAAGCACCGACGCAATATTACAAAGCAGGCGTTGTGTTTCTCGCCTGGCTCAATGGACATCAAAGCCATTTCACCATGCCCGCCGGAATGCAATCGGCACGCAGTATCCTGCATTATGCCGATATCTTCCGCCTCGCGGATCAGGCAAATGTTCTCGATCATCCGGAAATTGCCCTTACCCGCATGAAAACTCTTCTGGCGGTTTACGGCTTAAACTGA